Proteins co-encoded in one Zootoca vivipara chromosome 3, rZooViv1.1, whole genome shotgun sequence genomic window:
- the PFN3 gene encoding profilin-3, with protein MGDWKAYINTVLKDKNIEDVAIVGHSDNKSVWASKPGGLLAAISPQEVGIITGQDRKAFLQTGITIAGKKCSVIRDNLLVEKDAVMDTRTKGGDSRSICIGKGPKALIFLMGKKGVHGGALNKKVHDLIANMKAKGS; from the coding sequence ATGGGAGACTGGAAAGCCTACATCAATACAGTCTTGAAGGACAAAAACATTGAAGATGTAGCGATCGTGGGACATTCTGACAACAAATCTGTCTGGGCTTCAAAGCCAGGAGGCCTGCTGGCCGCCATCTCTCCCCAGGAAGTAGGAATAATTACTGGGCAGGACAGAAAGGCATTCCTGCAGACTGGGATCACCATAGCAGGGAAGAAGTGCAGCGTAATCCGAGACAACTTGCTAGTAGAGAAAGATGCTGTGATGGACACGAGAACCAAAGGTGGCGACAGCAGATCCATCTGTATTGGGAAGGGTCCCAAAGCGCTCATCTTTCTCATGGGCAAAAAGGGAGTCCACGGAGGGGCTCTGAATAAGAAGGTGCATGACTTGATAGCGAACATGAAAGCAAAAGGCAGCTAG